The following proteins are encoded in a genomic region of Petrotoga sp. 9PWA.NaAc.5.4:
- the gltX gene encoding glutamate--tRNA ligase — protein MISTNIVRTRFAPSPTGYLHVGGARTALFNYLFSKKNNGKFILRIEDTDIERSTKESENQLLNTLKWLNLQWDEGPIVDGPYKPYRQSERLDLYQNKAYELIERGKAYEAFIYPEEIEEIKNRLLSEGKPPHYSYDLISKYNTPQRIREYNDKGLKPVIFLKMPQKDYEINDKIKGKVVFKKGSIGDFIILRSNGVPIYNFAVVVDDIEMKITHVIRGDDHLSNTLRQLAIYEAFNVEPPVFAHVSMILGPDGKKLSKRHGATSVEEFINKGFLPEAMVNYLALLGWSHPEGKEILSVDEIIENFGLERLSSSPAIFDENKLKWMNGQYLRKKSIEDIYDLAAPFVINSKLLTKEQYYLNKKWVLKAIEIIISSVDTLSEIPDELSVFVKDFVPDINDSQFLEYYNKKGVKEAIRLVYQFFQEDDEWEVEKITENIKRAMKEAKPEKKPFYMALRKVLTDSFHGPDLVNTIFLIGRNRIIERLERILQV, from the coding sequence ATGATTTCAACTAATATTGTTAGAACAAGATTTGCACCAAGTCCTACGGGTTATTTACATGTAGGAGGAGCGAGAACAGCGCTTTTTAATTATTTGTTTTCAAAAAAGAACAACGGTAAGTTTATATTGCGTATAGAAGACACTGATATTGAAAGATCAACAAAAGAATCTGAAAATCAACTCTTAAATACATTAAAATGGCTTAATCTTCAATGGGATGAAGGCCCCATCGTAGATGGCCCTTATAAGCCATATAGACAGAGTGAGAGATTAGATTTATATCAGAATAAGGCTTACGAACTTATAGAAAGAGGGAAGGCCTATGAAGCTTTTATATATCCGGAAGAAATTGAAGAAATAAAAAATAGATTGTTGAGTGAAGGCAAGCCGCCACATTATTCTTATGATCTAATTTCGAAGTACAACACTCCTCAGAGAATAAGGGAATATAACGACAAGGGCTTAAAGCCCGTTATTTTTCTTAAAATGCCTCAAAAAGATTATGAAATAAATGACAAAATAAAGGGGAAAGTAGTTTTTAAAAAAGGATCAATAGGTGATTTTATTATTTTAAGAAGTAATGGTGTTCCTATCTATAATTTTGCGGTGGTTGTAGATGATATAGAAATGAAAATAACCCATGTAATAAGAGGCGACGATCATCTTTCTAATACTTTGCGTCAATTAGCCATTTATGAAGCTTTCAATGTAGAACCACCGGTTTTTGCACATGTTTCTATGATTTTAGGACCAGACGGTAAAAAGTTATCAAAAAGACATGGTGCTACATCTGTAGAAGAGTTTATCAATAAAGGCTTTTTGCCTGAAGCTATGGTTAATTACCTTGCTCTATTAGGTTGGTCACATCCTGAAGGGAAAGAAATACTTTCTGTGGATGAGATAATAGAGAATTTCGGCTTAGAACGATTAAGTTCAAGCCCTGCTATATTTGACGAAAATAAATTAAAATGGATGAACGGTCAATATTTAAGAAAGAAAAGTATCGAAGATATATATGATTTAGCTGCTCCCTTTGTGATAAATTCCAAGTTGTTAACTAAGGAACAATATTATTTAAATAAAAAGTGGGTCTTGAAAGCAATAGAAATAATAATTTCCTCTGTAGATACCTTGAGTGAAATTCCTGATGAATTGTCAGTATTTGTAAAAGATTTTGTTCCTGATATTAATGATTCTCAATTCTTAGAATATTATAATAAAAAAGGAGTTAAAGAAGCTATTAGATTAGTCTACCAATTTTTTCAAGAAGATGACGAATGGGAAGTTGAAAAAATAACAGAAAATATAAAAAGAGCTATGAAAGAAGCCAAACCAGAAAAAAAGCCTTTTTATATGGCATTAAGGAAAGTTTTGACGGATTCTTTCCATGGACCGGATTTAGTTAATACGATTTTTTTGATAGGCAGAAACAGGATTATTGAAAGACTTGAAAGAATACTACAGGTGTGA
- a CDS encoding NUDIX domain-containing protein, with translation MDLTEKDISKETIFKGKILNLEKHYVELPNKQISSREVVIHPGAVAVLPIDNEGNIYLVKQFRFPIKRVLIEIPAGKFDSAEENPLECGKRELEEEVGMKAKKWEYMGYIYTTPGFSNEKIHLYSATDLIDVGANPDEDEFVEILKVKANEIEQMIRNGQITDSKTICAFYMYKLSKNTED, from the coding sequence ATGGATCTAACAGAAAAAGATATTTCCAAAGAAACCATTTTCAAAGGTAAAATACTTAATTTGGAAAAACATTACGTCGAATTACCAAATAAACAAATATCAAGTAGAGAAGTTGTTATTCATCCTGGGGCTGTTGCGGTACTACCTATTGATAACGAAGGAAATATATATTTAGTGAAGCAATTTCGATTTCCAATAAAAAGAGTTTTGATAGAAATACCAGCAGGAAAATTTGATTCAGCCGAAGAAAATCCTTTAGAATGTGGAAAAAGAGAGTTAGAAGAAGAAGTAGGAATGAAAGCAAAAAAATGGGAATACATGGGATATATTTATACAACGCCTGGATTCTCTAACGAAAAAATACATTTGTACAGTGCTACAGATTTAATAGATGTTGGAGCTAATCCTGATGAAGACGAATTTGTTGAAATTTTAAAAGTAAAAGCCAATGAAATAGAGCAAATGATACGGAATGGTCAAATTACTGATTCTAAAACAATTTGTGCATTTTATATGTATAAATTATCAAAAAATACGGAGGATTAG
- a CDS encoding cytidine deaminase: protein MILEKMIDDKTIKDLYKSALNVRENAYVPYSNFKVGAAVLTETGEIFCGCNVENASFGLTICAERNSIFSAVAHGYKSFKALLVVADSKEPVKPCGACRQVMAEFGDFDVFLANLKGNIEKTKVSELLPYAFGSNDLMKE, encoded by the coding sequence ATGATACTAGAGAAAATGATTGATGATAAAACTATTAAAGATTTATATAAATCTGCGTTGAATGTAAGAGAAAATGCTTATGTTCCATATTCTAATTTTAAAGTTGGTGCAGCTGTTCTCACTGAAACTGGTGAGATTTTTTGTGGTTGCAATGTAGAAAATGCTTCTTTTGGTCTTACCATTTGTGCTGAAAGGAACTCTATCTTTTCAGCTGTTGCTCATGGTTACAAGTCATTTAAGGCTTTGTTAGTTGTAGCTGATAGTAAAGAACCTGTTAAACCCTGTGGTGCTTGTAGGCAAGTTATGGCTGAATTTGGAGATTTCGATGTATTTTTAGCCAACTTGAAAGGAAACATAGAAAAAACGAAAGTTAGTGAACTACTACCTTATGCATTCGGATCGAACGATTTAATGAAGGAGTAA
- a CDS encoding hemolysin family protein, which translates to MDDPGSIWGTLVLLIILLFLSAFFSGSETALTTIGKYKIREILEEEKDEKKRKKYQHFIENPNHYLTTILIMNNLVNILATSTATVFAVSLIPTSQGGAIGVATGIMTILILIFGEITPKVYSRENSVKVFNFSLTVINVLNTILTPIVWFLVHLSNIFIRIFGGETISNAPPLITEDEIISYLDIGHEEGIIEKSEKYIMQRSLEMRDTPVKEIMTPRVDILAIESNETIDELMRLVNEEGYSRIPVYRETLDNVIGIVYAKDIFKKVDELDDFQKVRKLKVVEIMHKPFFVPVTMNIKDVFKLFLTHHTHMAIVVDEYGGTAGLVTLEDIIEEMTGEIFDEYDDIAYENTITKISENVILVDGSTPINDIERELDVDFPDTEFETIGGFLLEKFKRFPKPGEILHLEGYEIEIISVTVNKIDKVKITVHNKSESNEGEGRNDTREND; encoded by the coding sequence GTGGATGATCCTGGTAGTATATGGGGTACACTGGTTTTATTAATAATACTTTTATTTTTGTCAGCATTTTTTTCGGGTTCAGAAACAGCTTTGACAACTATAGGGAAATATAAAATTCGTGAAATTTTGGAAGAAGAAAAAGATGAGAAAAAAAGAAAAAAATACCAGCATTTTATAGAAAATCCTAATCATTATTTAACAACTATATTGATAATGAATAATTTAGTAAATATATTAGCTACTTCTACAGCGACAGTTTTTGCTGTGAGTCTCATTCCAACTTCTCAAGGAGGCGCGATTGGAGTAGCTACGGGGATTATGACCATACTCATATTAATATTTGGTGAGATTACTCCAAAAGTATATTCAAGAGAGAATTCTGTGAAAGTTTTCAACTTCAGTCTTACCGTAATAAACGTTTTGAACACAATTTTAACTCCAATAGTATGGTTTCTTGTTCACCTCTCAAACATTTTTATAAGAATTTTCGGTGGAGAGACTATATCAAATGCTCCACCTTTAATTACTGAAGATGAAATTATTTCTTACTTAGATATAGGTCATGAAGAAGGTATCATAGAAAAAAGTGAAAAGTATATAATGCAAAGAAGCTTAGAGATGCGTGATACTCCAGTAAAAGAAATAATGACACCAAGAGTTGATATACTTGCAATTGAATCGAATGAGACTATTGATGAGCTAATGCGTTTAGTAAATGAGGAGGGTTATTCTAGAATTCCCGTGTATAGAGAAACTTTAGATAATGTTATTGGAATTGTTTATGCAAAGGATATTTTTAAAAAGGTCGATGAGTTAGACGATTTCCAAAAGGTGAGAAAACTAAAAGTTGTTGAGATTATGCATAAGCCATTTTTTGTTCCCGTTACAATGAATATTAAAGATGTTTTCAAACTTTTTTTAACTCATCATACTCATATGGCTATAGTAGTTGATGAATATGGTGGTACTGCTGGATTAGTTACTTTAGAGGATATTATAGAAGAAATGACTGGCGAAATTTTTGATGAATACGATGATATAGCTTATGAAAATACAATAACAAAAATTTCGGAAAATGTGATTTTAGTGGATGGTTCTACACCTATCAATGATATTGAAAGAGAATTAGACGTTGATTTCCCTGATACGGAGTTTGAAACTATAGGGGGGTTTTTACTTGAAAAATTCAAGAGATTTCCAAAACCAGGAGAAATATTACACTTAGAGGGTTATGAAATAGAAATTATTTCAGTTACTGTAAACAAAATAGATAAAGTTAAAATTACGGTTCATAATAAAAGTGAAAGCAATGAAGGCGAAGGAAGGAATGATACTAGAGAAAATGATTGA
- a CDS encoding YitT family protein, whose protein sequence is MNFKFFKKNSIPKDYFIITLGTSITALGLVLFMIPYNIIAGGVSGLAIILNNFFGWWVGLQMFIYNLVLFFLGFKLLGIAFGIKSIYSAVLLSFLTDFFQQGLRFDQIIPNLIEKSSNTNLEISLLATFYGALIAGFGMGLVIWKGSTTGGTDIIAMIFNKFFSISVGSGLMIVDTIITASSVLIDPLLPMYGIIAIFITARTIDGVIEGFESTRTALIISDNYDKIKDEIYKNLDRGATYLKGIGSYTNKEKNIILVVVSRSEIGTLKKIINEVDKNAFFIILQNSEAIGYGFKKTT, encoded by the coding sequence ATGAATTTTAAATTTTTTAAAAAAAATAGCATTCCAAAAGATTATTTTATAATAACGCTTGGAACATCAATAACCGCTTTGGGGTTGGTTTTATTTATGATTCCATATAATATTATTGCAGGAGGAGTAAGCGGTTTAGCTATTATTTTAAACAATTTTTTTGGTTGGTGGGTAGGGCTTCAAATGTTTATTTACAATTTAGTACTTTTTTTTCTTGGTTTTAAGCTTCTGGGAATTGCATTTGGCATCAAAAGCATTTACTCCGCGGTTTTACTTTCTTTTCTAACGGACTTTTTCCAACAAGGATTAAGATTTGATCAAATTATTCCTAATTTGATAGAGAAATCAAGCAATACTAATTTAGAGATATCTTTATTAGCTACGTTTTATGGAGCTTTAATAGCAGGTTTTGGAATGGGTTTGGTGATTTGGAAGGGATCTACTACAGGTGGAACAGATATCATTGCGATGATATTCAATAAATTTTTTTCTATAAGCGTTGGTAGTGGTTTGATGATAGTAGATACAATAATTACTGCTTCTTCTGTACTAATAGATCCGTTGCTTCCTATGTATGGTATCATAGCAATTTTTATTACCGCAAGAACAATAGATGGCGTAATAGAAGGTTTTGAATCAACAAGAACAGCTTTGATAATAAGCGATAACTATGATAAAATAAAAGATGAAATATACAAAAACTTAGATAGAGGAGCAACTTATTTAAAGGGAATAGGTAGTTATACGAATAAAGAAAAAAATATAATATTAGTAGTTGTGTCTCGTTCGGAGATAGGAACTTTGAAAAAAATAATAAACGAAGTAGATAAAAATGCTTTTTTTATTATTTTGCAAAACTCTGAAGCTATTGGGTATGGTTTTAAAAAAACGACTTGA
- the dnaJ gene encoding molecular chaperone DnaJ → MPERKDYYKILGVDRNATQEEIKKAYRQKVKEWHPDKHSENKEYAEQKFKEIQEAYEVLSDPQKRKLYDRFGFVPDESTAYTGQNVGGGGVEDIFGDFFGRDFSGSPFGDFFDMFFGSGGTRTSSRRNFVKERGEDIHVVINLKLEEILYDVKKIVELNRYIVCDSCKGTGAENGTSFETCPRCNGNGVIREEQRSLFGTFVRTYACPTCEGVGRIISKRCVSCSGTGKIMKKERVEITIPAGVLDGYTMRIKNKGNAGKNGGPYGDLIVQVKVLPHEKFVRRGSDLETEVYINYIQAVLGGKIKIPTLEGEIEEKIDEGTNPGTIIRLKNMGLPEFGGGKRGDLYVKINIKINKPTRKEKKILQQLVEESNLE, encoded by the coding sequence ATGCCTGAAAGAAAAGATTACTACAAAATACTTGGAGTAGACAGAAACGCAACTCAAGAAGAAATTAAAAAAGCTTACAGACAAAAAGTTAAAGAATGGCATCCTGATAAACATTCCGAAAACAAAGAATATGCAGAACAAAAATTCAAAGAAATTCAAGAAGCCTATGAAGTTTTGAGTGATCCTCAAAAGCGTAAACTTTATGATAGATTTGGGTTTGTACCAGATGAAAGTACTGCCTATACTGGACAAAATGTAGGTGGTGGCGGAGTCGAGGACATTTTTGGAGATTTCTTTGGCAGGGATTTTTCGGGAAGCCCGTTTGGAGATTTTTTTGATATGTTTTTTGGAAGTGGTGGCACAAGAACTTCTTCAAGACGTAATTTTGTCAAAGAAAGAGGAGAAGACATTCATGTAGTTATTAATCTAAAATTAGAAGAGATTTTATACGATGTAAAAAAAATTGTTGAGTTAAATAGGTATATTGTTTGTGATTCTTGTAAGGGAACTGGTGCGGAAAATGGTACAAGTTTTGAGACGTGTCCAAGATGTAATGGTAATGGTGTCATTAGAGAAGAGCAAAGAAGCCTTTTTGGAACTTTTGTAAGGACGTATGCTTGTCCTACTTGTGAAGGTGTTGGAAGAATAATAAGTAAAAGGTGTGTCAGTTGTTCAGGAACAGGAAAAATTATGAAAAAAGAAAGGGTTGAAATTACAATACCAGCAGGTGTTTTAGATGGATACACAATGAGAATAAAAAATAAGGGAAATGCAGGTAAGAATGGAGGACCTTATGGAGATTTAATTGTTCAAGTAAAGGTCCTACCTCACGAAAAATTCGTGAGAAGAGGCTCAGATTTGGAAACCGAAGTTTATATAAACTATATTCAAGCTGTATTAGGTGGAAAAATTAAGATTCCCACTTTAGAAGGAGAAATCGAAGAAAAAATAGATGAAGGAACTAATCCTGGAACGATAATTAGGTTGAAAAATATGGGTTTACCAGAGTTCGGCGGTGGAAAAAGAGGAGATTTATATGTTAAAATAAATATAAAAATAAATAAACCAACACGAAAAGAGAAGAAAATTTTGCAACAATTGGTTGAAGAATCAAACTTAGAGTGA
- a CDS encoding nucleotide exchange factor GrpE, producing MEKRETMFNDKPVQNTDNEEEKEKIEHTLNNGNNGEDNKTEVESKNYEIEIEELKKKLEMLEEEKEKYKNSFYRIMENFENYKEIVEKEKKNIKSATKKEIIEKFILPFEKLMLCMQYKEEPEFVSAIEMVYKDMLKTFDNLKLKFIIPKKGDPFDPFEHEVIEKYETNEVKEYCIFEVQSIGYELDGTVIKPAKVIVAVKPKEEKINDKSNDKEKNQISEENSEGNTNKEGEK from the coding sequence ATGGAGAAAAGAGAAACAATGTTCAATGATAAGCCAGTACAAAATACTGATAATGAAGAAGAGAAAGAAAAAATAGAACATACTTTAAATAATGGGAATAATGGAGAAGATAATAAGACAGAGGTTGAATCAAAAAACTATGAGATTGAAATTGAAGAATTAAAGAAAAAACTGGAAATGTTGGAAGAAGAAAAAGAGAAATATAAGAATTCGTTTTATCGTATAATGGAAAATTTTGAAAATTACAAAGAAATAGTTGAAAAGGAGAAAAAAAACATAAAAAGTGCAACAAAAAAGGAGATTATAGAGAAGTTTATATTACCGTTTGAAAAGTTGATGCTATGTATGCAATACAAAGAAGAACCCGAATTTGTATCTGCTATAGAAATGGTTTATAAAGATATGTTGAAAACGTTTGATAATTTAAAATTAAAATTTATTATACCTAAAAAAGGTGATCCTTTTGATCCCTTTGAACATGAGGTCATAGAAAAATACGAGACAAATGAAGTCAAAGAATATTGTATATTTGAGGTGCAATCAATTGGTTATGAATTAGATGGAACAGTAATAAAGCCTGCAAAGGTGATAGTAGCCGTAAAACCCAAAGAAGAAAAGATAAACGATAAATCTAACGATAAAGAAAAAAATCAAATAAGTGAAGAAAACAGTGAGGGAAATACTAATAAAGAAGGTGAAAAATAA
- a CDS encoding heat-inducible transcriptional repressor HrcA — protein sequence MSSILHNRQREILKTIVELYIKTGKPISSEDVLKNSNIKASSATIRNDMQKLQRLGYIYQQHSSGGRIPRDPALKIYFEMIKSTYNLTDTHIDIPKKYKFYDLNLMFQNLSEMLSNVLDGLVILEYPDSKYVFITRVVVSPLTETHSVITILTNLGLTISRTVEIYGLPPSKELEKFLNNGLVGKSFSSLFYILTASKSEVEDLRITNFLEIIENITHEFKRTRYLVNGLEKIISKTKTDLDAIETLASIIENDTIKEEFFKSLDFDNDISLFFGNDFNSKTLKNLAFLCTTYRLNSNPLGKILFITQKYCDYEKIYLLLKEYISRLSEIISKNF from the coding sequence ATGAGTTCGATCCTTCATAATAGGCAAAGAGAAATTTTAAAAACAATAGTCGAGCTGTATATTAAAACCGGTAAACCGATTAGCTCTGAAGATGTATTAAAAAATTCAAATATAAAAGCAAGTAGCGCAACTATTAGAAACGATATGCAAAAATTACAGCGATTAGGATATATATATCAGCAACATTCAAGTGGTGGAAGGATACCGAGAGATCCAGCACTTAAAATATATTTTGAAATGATAAAAAGCACGTATAATTTAACAGATACTCACATTGATATTCCAAAAAAATACAAATTTTATGATTTAAATTTAATGTTTCAGAATTTATCAGAAATGTTATCAAATGTTTTAGACGGTCTTGTGATATTAGAATATCCTGATTCAAAGTACGTTTTTATCACTCGAGTAGTAGTGTCTCCTTTAACTGAGACTCATAGTGTAATTACTATTTTAACAAATTTAGGATTAACTATATCTCGTACGGTTGAAATTTATGGACTACCACCTTCAAAGGAATTGGAAAAATTCCTGAATAATGGATTAGTAGGCAAATCATTTAGTTCTTTATTCTATATTTTAACTGCTTCTAAATCAGAGGTAGAAGATCTGAGAATAACTAATTTTTTAGAAATAATAGAGAACATAACTCATGAATTTAAAAGAACAAGATATTTGGTTAACGGTTTAGAAAAGATTATCTCAAAGACTAAAACAGACCTAGATGCAATTGAAACATTAGCTTCTATAATTGAAAATGATACTATTAAAGAAGAATTTTTTAAATCGTTGGATTTTGATAACGATATATCGTTGTTCTTTGGCAATGATTTTAATTCTAAAACATTAAAAAATCTGGCGTTTCTTTGTACAACTTATAGATTGAATAGTAATCCTTTAGGAAAAATATTATTTATTACTCAAAAATACTGTGATTATGAAAAAATTTATTTACTTTTAAAAGAATATATTTCCCGATTATCCGAAATTATATCAAAAAATTTTTAA
- a CDS encoding UDP-N-acetylmuramoyl-L-alanyl-D-glutamate--2,6-diaminopimelate ligase produces MEIPIDKIIEILGDNIQEKNLSNQRIKVRALKDNSDAIEKNDVFFASKGHKFDGHDYISSALEKGASLIIAENKEKIPKNTFNYIIVKNIHKAKIDLTYKIYGISSNDFKIYGVTGTNGKSTSVTLMHHILRQSGKNSTLISTVEIKINDKMIKEPRNTTPGILELAYILKKSKDSKVDFINLEVSSHALEQKRITNIQFDIISFTNITRDHLDYHKTFEEYKKVKLSFIDYLKKNGKIIINSDLLDKKEFLKICDSESLITYGFKNNADYVIEKMEEKLTGTEFILRTNKDQKVTIKSPLLGKFNVYNITNAFIAAESFGLKTDEIIKAISTFKGVPGRFQIVPTSKSLGFYVVIDFAHTPDALEEVLSTASSLTNGRVIIVFGAGGNADQGKRKIMGEVVSKKADIIVLTNDDPKDEDPDKIIEDVKEGIDKNAHLIIIPDRQKAIDAAISFANKGDIVIIAGRGHEKFQLFANGRKVKFNDFEVAKKSLEKLKRGQRK; encoded by the coding sequence GTGGAAATTCCAATTGATAAGATAATTGAAATTTTAGGAGATAACATTCAAGAAAAAAACTTATCAAATCAAAGGATAAAAGTTAGAGCATTAAAAGATAATAGCGATGCGATAGAGAAAAATGATGTCTTCTTTGCTTCTAAAGGCCATAAATTTGATGGACACGATTATATTTCATCGGCGTTAGAAAAAGGAGCTTCTTTAATCATTGCGGAAAATAAAGAAAAAATACCTAAAAACACCTTCAACTACATTATAGTAAAAAACATACATAAAGCCAAAATTGATTTAACATATAAAATTTACGGTATTTCTTCAAACGATTTTAAAATTTATGGAGTTACCGGTACAAACGGAAAATCAACATCAGTTACATTAATGCATCATATACTTAGGCAATCGGGAAAAAACTCTACACTTATTAGCACTGTAGAAATTAAGATAAACGATAAAATGATAAAAGAACCACGTAATACAACACCTGGTATTTTAGAATTAGCATATATTTTAAAAAAAAGCAAAGATAGCAAGGTTGATTTTATAAATTTAGAAGTCTCTTCTCATGCTTTAGAACAAAAAAGGATAACAAACATTCAATTTGATATTATTTCTTTTACGAATATAACAAGAGATCATTTAGACTATCATAAAACCTTTGAAGAGTACAAAAAAGTAAAACTTTCATTTATTGACTATTTAAAGAAAAATGGAAAGATTATAATAAATTCAGATTTATTGGATAAAAAAGAATTTTTAAAAATATGCGATAGTGAAAGTCTTATTACTTACGGTTTCAAAAATAATGCGGATTATGTAATAGAAAAAATGGAAGAAAAGCTTACTGGAACAGAATTTATTTTGAGAACTAATAAAGATCAAAAGGTAACTATAAAATCTCCTCTTTTAGGAAAATTTAACGTCTATAATATTACTAACGCATTCATTGCTGCAGAAAGTTTTGGATTAAAAACAGATGAAATAATAAAAGCAATTTCCACATTTAAAGGAGTTCCCGGAAGATTTCAAATTGTACCTACTAGTAAATCGTTAGGATTTTATGTAGTAATAGATTTTGCTCATACCCCTGATGCTTTAGAGGAAGTATTATCTACGGCTTCTTCACTAACAAATGGTAGAGTCATAATAGTTTTTGGAGCTGGTGGAAATGCCGACCAAGGTAAACGAAAGATTATGGGAGAAGTAGTTAGTAAAAAGGCAGATATTATAGTATTAACTAACGATGATCCAAAAGATGAGGATCCTGATAAAATTATAGAAGATGTAAAAGAAGGAATAGATAAAAATGCACATCTAATTATAATTCCAGATAGACAAAAAGCTATAGACGCCGCTATAAGTTTTGCAAATAAAGGTGATATAGTAATTATCGCTGGAAGAGGACACGAAAAATTTCAATTATTTGCGAATGGTAGAAAAGTAAAATTTAATGATTTTGAAGTTGCAAAAAAATCTTTAGAAAAATTAAAGAGAGGCCAAAGAAAATAA
- the murF gene encoding UDP-N-acetylmuramoyl-tripeptide--D-alanyl-D-alanine ligase produces the protein MLDTLKEKGFKFKIDSRTIEKGDIFLCLRGEKTNGHLFIEDALNRGASYVIVDEEYNKKQEERIIKVENVLKEMLESSAKILNKGAKIKIGITGSNGKTTTKECLYYLLSQYFTTFRNEMNMNTEIGIPLSILNSYNKEEISILEAGLRKKGDLEFLTQFYQFDVVIITNIGASHLEYLENIENVAQEKMKITNNMKKGLLIINGDFHLLKESAPKHLNILTFGTNNENDAILKDYEYNDNNTTTIYAKIFGQELMLTLSEYWSEGQILDLLACILFLIYLELPIDPYYIFKIKIPQDRFQIIRKGNSIIINDSYNASYESFINAFKSLDKLKISPKIMIMGEMKELGKDSQEYHRKVLQEAENIFDYIYFYDPNKEFSTFLKSDDKTVFFDNIEQIKEILLKHSEKGLIYIKGSHATGINQYIKESDLL, from the coding sequence ATGTTAGATACTTTAAAAGAAAAAGGATTTAAATTTAAAATAGATTCTAGAACGATTGAAAAAGGTGACATATTTTTATGCTTAAGAGGTGAAAAAACTAATGGTCATTTGTTTATTGAGGATGCTTTAAATAGAGGAGCTTCTTATGTAATAGTTGATGAAGAATACAATAAAAAACAAGAAGAAAGAATCATCAAAGTTGAAAACGTGTTGAAGGAGATGCTTGAATCTTCAGCAAAAATTTTAAATAAAGGAGCTAAAATAAAGATAGGAATAACAGGATCAAACGGCAAAACAACAACAAAAGAATGCTTGTATTATTTATTATCGCAATACTTTACTACTTTTAGAAATGAGATGAACATGAATACAGAAATAGGTATTCCTCTTTCAATCTTAAATTCGTATAATAAAGAAGAAATTTCTATTCTTGAAGCAGGATTGAGAAAAAAAGGTGATTTAGAATTTTTAACACAGTTCTATCAGTTCGATGTTGTAATAATAACAAATATAGGTGCTTCTCATTTAGAATACCTTGAAAATATAGAAAATGTTGCTCAAGAAAAAATGAAGATAACAAATAATATGAAAAAAGGCCTTTTAATAATAAATGGAGACTTTCATTTATTAAAAGAATCAGCTCCTAAACATCTTAATATTTTGACGTTTGGTACAAACAACGAAAATGACGCAATTCTAAAAGATTATGAGTACAACGATAACAATACCACTACTATTTATGCGAAGATATTTGGCCAAGAATTGATGCTTACTTTAAGTGAATACTGGAGCGAGGGACAAATCTTAGATTTATTGGCATGCATATTGTTTTTAATCTATTTAGAACTACCGATAGATCCATATTACATTTTTAAAATCAAAATCCCTCAAGATCGATTTCAAATTATAAGAAAAGGCAATTCTATAATTATCAATGATTCTTATAACGCTTCATATGAATCTTTTATAAATGCCTTTAAAAGTTTAGATAAACTAAAAATATCTCCTAAGATTATGATAATGGGAGAAATGAAAGAATTAGGAAAAGATTCACAAGAATATCATAGAAAAGTTCTGCAAGAAGCTGAGAACATTTTTGATTATATTTATTTTTATGATCCAAACAAAGAATTTTCGACATTTTTAAAATCAGATGATAAAACTGTGTTTTTTGACAATATAGAACAAATAAAAGAAATTTTGTTAAAACATTCAGAAAAAGGCTTAATATACATTAAAGGTTCTCATGCAACTGGCATAAACCAATATATTAAAGAAAGTGATCTATTATGA